The Neodiprion lecontei isolate iyNeoLeco1 chromosome 6, iyNeoLeco1.1, whole genome shotgun sequence sequence GTAGAGCTTCGTCTGGCCAGACTTTACAAAGCTGCATTTTCACGCCAGCAAAAACAGCACCTTGGGATATTGTCTCATTCAGCCCGTTTGCGGAGAGCTGCATGGAGAATAACACGACGTGACAATCGGCAAAAACGCGATGGCCAACGAGTGAGTAAAATATTCTAACAAAGACGTTTAAAAAGAGAATTAACTGGGGCCCAGTATTGAAATTTGCGTTCGGTGTACATGAAAACTTCGTGCGTTTCCATCTAAGTAAAAAGAACAGACATTGTAAATTATCAGTTATCTTATGCGGGTAATATTGTCGTTCAGCCGTGATCGTCAATCGTACGGGCAACGGCTATATCTTGTCGTTTGGCATTTTCTCGTATTGGATAACGTTAAAGTTTCCTCGCGTGCAGGTATACCTACACTCGTTGAGCGCCGACAATGACCTATCGATTGTACCCGTTGCTAATAGACAGAGTAGCCGGAGACGCACGTtgctgtataaatatattacgcGAAGGAGCAGTGCCCTACGAGATTCATCGTCGtgttgttcatttatttaacgttattttttttttcttgacgaGAGAAGGGGAGATTGTATCATAATGGTTACTTTTTCTACAGCACTGATTTTTTAACAACGGTGTAAATCTTATAAAACGTAAAGTAATTTGGTGTTTAAAACCGTTGGTTACATCAACAGGGAATTAGCAAAACTGAGTCCCAGGTCAAGGCGTCCATGTCGCCCGAATCACTGCTCGAATCCGGCCAAGCAGcaacaaaaaatatcgatcctgCGTCGGAAACTGTCAAAGTGAAGCACATGCGAGCGGTGAAGATTCCTAGAAGGAATTCGGTGATACTCGATACTGACAACGAGTCCGACTACCTTGATGTGGCAAAAGATCGTCACGACCCTCAACAGTTGGCGAACAAAATACCGATAACAAGCAACTTGGCTCGGCCTGTCAGTCACGACGCAACCGTTCCTCCGTCCGGAGAACAAAACCCTATAAACAATTCAACACTTTCTCATTTCCTAAATACTTCTACAATTCATACCCGCCATGAGCAAACTTCAAGATCccaagaaataaatttcgagAAAGATGCAAACTCCTCGGAGCCTTTCGAGGCTACCCAAGCAAAATTACGTAACTTGGAAGTGGGTAAGGTTCAAGTGATGATGCAGAATATGAGCTTGACCGAGGACGGCGCGACCAGACTTATTTACTCGGTACATCTTGGCGGTGAACCCGTGCCGGCAGCTAGCGCTGCTCGCGACATGGCTTTGCTTTCTGAGCAAGAAGTCGCCCTCGAATTAGGCGCTCCGGTCATCATACAAAGCGAACGTGAGTCAAATGAGGAATATTCTTTTCTTGGCGTTAATAAATTGTAGTGGGTCAGGAGACTGGAAAATACGGTCAAAATCAAAATAGAACTCGATTTTCATTAATGGGTAGATTCGAGTCGAGGAATGTACTAATTCCGAAATGAATAACTACGTTGTACGGATTTTCTAAATGAtattcggtgaaaaatttttaataattgatCTCGTTAATTTTCCGTCGTAAGcaagtattttcatttatttcaagtCTCTCAAAACCTAGAAAATGGGTAGATATCTTATACGATTTTTGTAAGATTACGCGAgggaaatcgtttgaaaaacatGTCTATGGTTGTTATCGAACTATGCTGTCAGCCATGACACGTGTCGAAGTTTCGTAATCaaatatgaaatcaattaGCCAAAAAAACGTACGTTTTGATTTTCAGCCGCATCGCCTCCAGAGCCTCTTATTGTCAGCCAACTGTTCGAGGACGGGTCAATGATACCTGAAGCGTTGTATTTGCTTTTCAGCTTATCTCAAGGAGACGCGACCGCTAGCTTTGTCACGTCGGAGAGATGCCTGGGTTTTGATTGGCGCCGCAGCGGCTGCTCTGATGATTCTTATAGTAGTTTTCATCGGGCTTATCTTTTtggcgaaaagaaaaagggcACAGAGCGCGGTGGCGGCACCTCCACCTGAGAGCATATTGAAGCGTCAGACCGATTACGTTTCGGACACACCCGGACTCGACAATACTGGTTACACTTCAGAAACTGAACAACGGGTATCCACAATTATTGCTCCGAGCTCTGCCAGCACCACTGCACTGCACATGCGAATTCTAAAACAGTTGGCCAAGGCAAAGATTTGGATTCTAACTATGCACCCGCACACCATGCATCGCTGTTTCTGTGTGGTAGCTTTTGGAAATTATTAAAAGTATGTTATGGCAGTGGTATTTCGTATACAGATCGCCAACTCATGAATTACTTGCGGCCTATGATTGGAAATGTTTTCTGGATTCTGGACATCGAAAACTCTTAGTGcttatttaaaattcttcCTTTTGTCACGAGTCGTAACATAAATCACTTGCACTGATGTTTTTATCTAATCCGCAGATTTAGAAAACGAGAGGTACTCgcaatttcaatgattttcacATCGTCATCACTGTagtcgtttttttcttttaaaaaattttttgttgcagCATTAACAGACATAGCTTAAATTCCAAGTGAATTGTATGTTACTGCGATTTCTAATATCTCATGCACAGGTTTGAGAGGAAATGTAACAAACGGTCGATAAGATGATTAGACAAAACTTGTACAAAATGCATGGCACATTCGCTGCATGACATTATAGCTGCGCATTTTATTGCGTCCGTGCATCGAACCataataaagtaaaatgaaGTCGCGTGCAGGGGTTGGAATTTTGGTAAAGATACTGTTGGACAAGAGAATGCCAGAAAACGGTATGCAAATGAACCACATAATCGTCTCAATCAGGGGGAGGAGACGAGCCAAACAGACCAATTTCAAACTATCCGGGTtataaatatcgaaaacaaCGAAATATACCGATATAATTTGATCCCACGACAATATCGATTATAACAAACAGCCCCTCTACGCGTATGTATAAAAGAGCCGAATATAAGGCGAGGTTCCTTTCTTACCTTGTCAGACCGAAGGCACCAGTCAAAGGCTCAGCGCCGGTAGTCGGCACGGATCGCCTCTGACCCCGGGGACTCCTGAAAGTGTGGTCGCCGACATACACCAGGATCTTACcgacgaggaagaagaagaagtagaggAACTCAAGGCTAGGTCGTTGACTCCTTGGGGGGGTCAAGAGTATGCGGCGGTTCTAAAGAGACAGAGGTATGAGGTTATACATGAAGCTTCACCAGTGAACATTTTTCCTCCAGTACTTTACAGAAAATTTACCAGAGAATTTCCTCATTTTGTGGATAATCGTAAAATTGAATCATCAAGTTCTGTACGTGTCTTATTTAATTGATTCTTATGGGAAATATGCaggtttttgtattttaaagaaaaactgaactgatattgaaaaatgataaaaagccgcaattttttttttttttttttgttgtgaaAACGATCCTTTTCTgcagaattttaatttctcaaTGTTAACTTTGCTGTTTCACTCGTTCTACAAATGCACATTCGTTTTAGACCTGGTCGTCGAAGAGTCACTCAGACGAATGCAGTCGATCATCCCCGGACACCGGACTCTATGGACGTCGCCGATGCCCTGACAACACTCGAGAACGGACACATTCCTCAAAAAAGCAACCCCAAAGAGGACCTCACCACTTCACCGCACTCATACTTGTCAATGCCATCGTGCAAACAATTTCCGCGAATACGCAGCGTCGAACCTTTGTCAAGAGTCCTCGAGCCTGTTGTGGTAATGGTTTTATTCCTCCCTTAGATGTAGTTTATCATTAAATTCTTGAAAGTCACGACGTTTAATCAAGCGATACAACGCATGCAATTATTTGATAACGATCTACGCGATATTTCGCTCCTCGACAATAACGACAAACaacaattgaattttattggcATGGATGTACGCGATTTCCTGTTGTCTCAAGAGCCGTGGGCTCTGTTCATGAAAGCAAGATTATAGCGAATATATTTCCAGGTGAGACACTTGGACATGGAGTTCGATTCTCCGGAAATGCAAAGAAAGAACGACGACTTTGAAAGGGGGGACAACGAGACGTATTTAATAAGGTCTTCAAGCGTAATGAACGACCCTGGAGTGGTTGGCCCTATAGTTTGGGACCTACGGCGACAAAAAGCAGTGGAAGGTTCGTCGTTGAATTACCGGTTACGGTTATACCTCGACTGAAGTGCTGATAGTACGAGCTTTTGTTACGATAGATAAAGAATAAAGTTCGCAATGACTAAATACAGCAATTTATTGCGAATAACCTCAGCACCGAAGTCGAGTTGAACACTGCGAAGCAGTAAATAATATAGCCAGGGCTGAGTTTTGTCCTGTTCGTCACGATCCCTGAGAAGGTTTCCCATGCTCGCAGAAACAACTTGTTCCGAGACGGATATGGAGCAACGGATTCCAACGATTACGGCTCCCGTGGGTCGCGCCAGGAGACGTCTCCACGAACTCCTCGAGGACTCGTTCACTCTCTTCGGCAACAGGGAAGCCAAGCCAAAAGATTCGGCCCCCCACAGGCCTCCATCGCGTCTCCCGTCACCGGAGTACATCAAAATGCCATCAGAAAACAGGGGAAAGTCTGCCACTGTCAGGTGAAACACTTTTTGCACTggttatatatttattcgctCTGACATTGTCTCGAAACTATTTCCAATGACTCGATATGCTTCGAAGTTTTCTTCTTGATTGCTCATGTGTTTTCTCCAAATACCATTCGTATAATTAATCTTCAACTATTACCGGAACATCACGGcatatttatatcatatcaaaaatttttcctcagcCCGGTTGCAACTCCTGCATCCGAGACGAAAACCAGGCCCAGAACATCTCTGCCGCGTAGGGGGCTGGAAGTCGACATCCCCGAGACAGGAGTATCGGGGCCTCATCCTCGTGGGGCCTGGGGGTCGAGACCCCTCAGTGCCGGACCGTTTCACAGGCCC is a genomic window containing:
- the LOC107216933 gene encoding uncharacterized protein LOC107216933 isoform X3 gives rise to the protein MRRYNRKLELQVFGPFPIRLDFTGIHHTRPIHDSLFLPEDEVVVIEHLPGRRVHLQDFFWTGADDAPPWLNPDQTLTLYEPRTVHHTATVYLPADGKGEDDDQGCANCIDPTPTLSDVDQDIGILIGDDPGPRYWLLTVLRAGETVPPRVELRLARLYKAAFSRQQKQHLGILSHSARLRRAAWRITRRDNRQKRDGQRGISKTESQVKASMSPESLLESGQAATKNIDPASETVKVKHMRAVKIPRRNSVILDTDNESDYLDVAKDRHDPQQLANKIPITSNLARPVSHDATVPPSGEQNPINNSTLSHFLNTSTIHTRHEQTSRSQEINFEKDANSSEPFEATQAKLRNLEVGKVQVMMQNMSLTEDGATRLIYSVHLGGEPVPAASAARDMALLSEQEVALELGAPVIIQSEPYLKETRPLALSRRRDAWVLIGAAAAALMILIVVFIGLIFLAKRKRAQSAVAAPPPESILKRQTDYVSDTPGLDNTGYTSETEQRTEGTSQRLSAGSRHGSPLTPGTPESVVADIHQDLTDEEEEEVEELKARSLTPWGGQEYAAVLKRQRPGRRRVTQTNAVDHPRTPDSMDVADALTTLENGHIPQKSNPKEDLTTSPHSYLSMPSCKQFPRIRSVEPLSRVLEPVVVRHLDMEFDSPEMQRKNDDFERGDNETYLIRSSSVMNDPGVVGPIVWDLRRQKAVEGFPCSQKQLVPRRIWSNGFQRLRLPWVAPGDVSTNSSRTRSLSSATGKPSQKIRPPTGLHRVSRHRSTSKCHQKTGESLPLSARLQLLHPRRKPGPEHLCRVGGWKSTSPRQEYRGLILVGPGGRDPSVPDRFTGPTYQK
- the LOC107216933 gene encoding uncharacterized protein LOC107216933 isoform X2; the protein is MRCSVYNILHTRPELFCFVNLALFNLVVRAALPPGAEDEVVVIEHLPGRRVHLQDFFWTGADDAPPWLNPDQTLTLYEPRTVHHTATVYLPADGKGEDDDQGCANCIDPTPTLSDVDQDIGILIGDDPGPRYWLLTVLRAGETVPPRVELRLARLYKAAFSRQQKQHLGILSHSARLRRAAWRITRRDNRQKRDGQRGISKTESQVKASMSPESLLESGQAATKNIDPASETVKVKHMRAVKIPRRNSVILDTDNESDYLDVAKDRHDPQQLANKIPITSNLARPVSHDATVPPSGEQNPINNSTLSHFLNTSTIHTRHEQTSRSQEINFEKDANSSEPFEATQAKLRNLEVGKVQVMMQNMSLTEDGATRLIYSVHLGGEPVPAASAARDMALLSEQEVALELGAPVIIQSEPYLKETRPLALSRRRDAWVLIGAAAAALMILIVVFIGLIFLAKRKRAQSAVAAPPPESILKRQTDYVSDTPGLDNTGYTSETEQRTEGTSQRLSAGSRHGSPLTPGTPESVVADIHQDLTDEEEEEVEELKARSLTPWGGQEYAAVLKRQRPGRRRVTQTNAVDHPRTPDSMDVADALTTLENGHIPQKSNPKEDLTTSPHSYLSMPSCKQFPRIRSVEPLSRVLEPVVVRHLDMEFDSPEMQRKNDDFERGDNETYLIRSSSVMNDPGVVGPIVWDLRRQKAVEETTCSETDMEQRIPTITAPVGRARRRLHELLEDSFTLFGNREAKPKDSAPHRPPSRLPSPEYIKMPSENRGKSATVSPVATPASETKTRPRTSLPRRGLEVDIPETGVSGPHPRGAWGSRPLSAGPFHRPNLPEVDTVRVLADARLPPEDPAMPLIAAIKKELEKFAPNSH
- the LOC107216933 gene encoding uncharacterized protein LOC107216933 isoform X1 translates to MRRYNRKLELQVFGPFPIRLDFTGIHHTRPIHDSLFLPEDEVVVIEHLPGRRVHLQDFFWTGADDAPPWLNPDQTLTLYEPRTVHHTATVYLPADGKGEDDDQGCANCIDPTPTLSDVDQDIGILIGDDPGPRYWLLTVLRAGETVPPRVELRLARLYKAAFSRQQKQHLGILSHSARLRRAAWRITRRDNRQKRDGQRGISKTESQVKASMSPESLLESGQAATKNIDPASETVKVKHMRAVKIPRRNSVILDTDNESDYLDVAKDRHDPQQLANKIPITSNLARPVSHDATVPPSGEQNPINNSTLSHFLNTSTIHTRHEQTSRSQEINFEKDANSSEPFEATQAKLRNLEVGKVQVMMQNMSLTEDGATRLIYSVHLGGEPVPAASAARDMALLSEQEVALELGAPVIIQSEPYLKETRPLALSRRRDAWVLIGAAAAALMILIVVFIGLIFLAKRKRAQSAVAAPPPESILKRQTDYVSDTPGLDNTGYTSETEQRTEGTSQRLSAGSRHGSPLTPGTPESVVADIHQDLTDEEEEEVEELKARSLTPWGGQEYAAVLKRQRPGRRRVTQTNAVDHPRTPDSMDVADALTTLENGHIPQKSNPKEDLTTSPHSYLSMPSCKQFPRIRSVEPLSRVLEPVVVRHLDMEFDSPEMQRKNDDFERGDNETYLIRSSSVMNDPGVVGPIVWDLRRQKAVEETTCSETDMEQRIPTITAPVGRARRRLHELLEDSFTLFGNREAKPKDSAPHRPPSRLPSPEYIKMPSENRGKSATVSPVATPASETKTRPRTSLPRRGLEVDIPETGVSGPHPRGAWGSRPLSAGPFHRPNLPEVDTVRVLADARLPPEDPAMPLIAAIKKELEKFAPNSH